The Cannabis sativa cultivar Pink pepper isolate KNU-18-1 unplaced genomic scaffold, ASM2916894v1 Contig3, whole genome shotgun sequence genome window below encodes:
- the LOC115704299 gene encoding COBRA-like protein 1: MATALSLVWYFQLISVVSLAICSLSDCYDPMDPNGNITVTFDILQWTSNPGGYLARVTIQNYYQYRHVDKPGWNIGWTWANNEVIWSMRGAFATDMGNCSSFNSQIPHSCKKDPVIADLLLEQASPESMTAGCCRGGTLYPQTISPSNSFSSFEVQVGTPEGHASSAHAPKNLILLAPGPGYTCGPLSDVNPTVSSDIGGRRRVQVFRTWKSTCTYSSFLANKTPMCCVSLSTFYNPTITACPTCSCGCREADKSTDSCMSMREGSHLSSSNSVNNIVKCSDHMCPVRVHWHVKTNYMNHWKVKLTVSNYNYQRNYTDWNVLVQHPSLRQLEKAYSFNSTLLPAVGLGDEVGLFWGQKYYNDLLLSADEKNQVGSVSTDILLRKDFESFTLRNGWAFPRRIYFNGENCQMPPPDDFPILPNGSSKHKPLLSLVLPFIIFAFRTHL, from the exons ATGGCAACTGCCCTTTCTCTAGTATGGTATTTTCAACTGATATCAGTAGTGTCACTTGCAATTTGCAGCTTATCAG ATTGCTATGATCCAATGGATCCTAATGGAAACATTACTGTCACTTTTGATATTCTCCAATGGACATCAAATCCAGGTGGCTATCTG GCAAGGGTGACAATCCAAAACTACTATCAGTATCGCCATGTGGACAAACCCGGTTGGAATATAGGCTGGACATGGGCAAATAATGAAGTGATTTGGTCAATGAGGGGTGCTTTTGCCACAGATATGGGAAACTGCTCATCTTTCAATTCCCAAATACCACACTCCTGCAAGAAAGACCCTGTTATAGCAGACCTTCTGCTTGAACAGGCTTCGCCAGAAAGCATGACGGCAGGCTGCTGTAGAGGTGGCACGCTTTACCCTCAAACCATTAGTCCTTCAAACTCATTCTCTTCCTTTGAAGTTCAAGTTGGCACTCCAGAAGGGCATGCTTCTTCTGCACATGCACCTAAGAATCTTATCTTACTTGCACCGGGTCCTGGCTACACTTGTGGCCCCCTTTCAGATGTTAATCCCACAGTTTCTTCAGATATTGGAGGCAGAAGACGTGTCCAAGTTTTTA GAACATGGAAATCAACCTGCACTTACTCGAGCTTTTTGGCTAACAAAACACCAATGTGTTGTGTTTCACTTTCTACATTTTACAATCCTACCATCACTGCATGTCCAACTTGTAGCTGTGGATGTAGGGAGGCTGACAAAAGTACTGATTCTTGCATGAGCATGAG AGAAGGAAGCCATCTATCAAGCTCAAATTCAGTAAATAACATAGTGAAATGTAGTGATCATATGTGCCCAGTTAGAGTTCATTGGCATGTTAAAACAAATTACATGAACCATTGGAAGGTAAAGCTTACAGTTTCAAACTACAACTATCAAAGAAACTACACAGATTGGAATGTACTAGTTCAGCATCCAAGTCTCAGACAATTGGAAAAAGCTTATAGTTTCAATAGTACTTTGCTTCCAGCTGTTGGATTGGGAG ATGAGGTGGGCCTGTTTTGGGGACAAAAGTACTACAATGATTTATTGTTGAGTGCTGATGAAAAAAACCAGGTGGGTTCAGTGAGTACAGATATTCTATTGAGAAAAGACTTTGAATCATTTACCTTAAGAAATGGATGGGCTTTCCCTAGAAGAATATACTTCAATGGTGAGAACTGTCAAATGCCCCCACCAGATGACTTCCCAATATTGCCAAATGGTAGCTCCAAACATAAACCATTGCTCTCTTTGGTCCTTCCTTTCATTATTTTTGCTTTCAGGACACATCTTTAA
- the LOC133033195 gene encoding 5'-methylthioadenosine/S-adenosylhomocysteine nucleosidase-like, giving the protein MAPHGDKSHAAEEAAVSQAENSPISTILIVIAMQTEALPVVNKFQLTEDPRSAFPSGVPWVRYHGIYKDLHINVVWPGKDLSLGVDSVGTISASLVTYASVQALKPDLIINAGTAGGFKAKGAGIGDVFLASDVAFHDRRIPIPVFDLYGVGLRQACSTPKLLKELNLKVGKLSTGDSLDMCPHDEASITANDATIKDMEGAAVAYVADIFKVPTIFVKAVTDIVDGEKPTAEEFLQNLAAVTAALEQSVTQVIEFINGKSLCEL; this is encoded by the exons ATGGCTCCTCATGGCGACAAATCTCATGCTGCGGAGGAAGCCGCAGTTTCTCAGGCTGAAAACAGCCCCATTTCCACAATCCTCATCGTCATCG CTATGCAAACTGAAGCGCTTCCTGTGGTGAACAAGTTCCAGCTTACAGAAGATCCCCGCTCGGC CTTCCCTTCAGGGGTACCTTGGGTCCGATATCATGGTATTTACAAGGATCTTCATATTAATGTAGTTTGGCCAGGAAAAGATTTATCTCTGG GGGTTGACAGTGTTGGCACTATTTCAGCATCTCTTGTGACATATGCTTCTGTCCAAGCATTAAAGCCAGACCTTATCATAAATGCTGGAACAGCTGGTGGCTTTAAA GCCAAAGGAGCAGGCATCGGTGATGTTTTTCTTGCATCTGATGTAGCTTTCCATGACAGAAGGATCCCTATTCCT GTTTTTGATCTTTATGGAGTTGGTTTACGGCAGGCCTGCTCAACACCCAAACTTTTGAAGGAGCTTAATCTAAAG GTTGGAAAGTTGTCTACTGGTGACTCCTTAGACATGTGCCCACACGATGAAGCATCAATCACTGCAAATGATGCTACAATCAAAGATATGGAA GGTGCAGCTGTTGCATACGTAGCTGATATTTTCAAGGTTCCTACAATATTTGTTAAGGCTGTGACTGATATAGTGGATGGAGAGAAGCCAACTGCAGAAGAATTCTTGCAGAATTTGGCCGCAGTTACAGCAGCCCTTGAGCAGTCAGTCACCCAAGTAATTGAATTTATCAATGGAAAGAGCCTCTGTGAACTTTGA
- the LOC133033194 gene encoding type III polyketide synthase B-like has product MGSEDNGEVILSKKANPGKATILALGKAFPHQLVMQEYLVDGYFRDTNCDDLDLKRKLTRLCKTTTVKTRYVVMSEEILRKYPELALEGKPTVKQRLDICNDAVTEMAIEASQSCINQWGRPISHITHLVYVSSSEVRLPGGDLYLAAGLGLNRHTQRLMLNFAGCSGGVAGLRVAKDIAENNPGSRVLLATSETTIIGYKPPSPDRPYDLVGVALFGDGAGAMIIGSDPDLGIEKPLFELHAAAQEFLPGTDKAIDGRLTEEGISFKLDRELPQVIEDNVEGFCEKLMEVVGFDKEYYNKMFWAVHPGGPAILNRIEKRLDLVPEKLVASRRALMDYGNASSNTIVYVLEYMIEESSKMMMMKKKQQGGYGHGHGLGLAQEEQNEWGLVLAFGPGITFEGILARNLTSFQP; this is encoded by the exons ATGGGCAGCGAAGATAATGGGGAAGTGATTTTGTCAAAAAAGGCCAACCCAGGCAAAGCCACCATTTTGGCACTAGGCAAGGCCTTCCCTCACCAACTTGTGATGCAAGAATATTTGGTGGATGGGTATTTCAGAGATACCAATTGTGATGATCTTGACCTCAAAAGAAAACTCACTCGACTTT GCAAAACAACGACAGTGAAAACCAGATACGTAGTAATGTCGGAGGAGATCCTAAGAAAATACCCAGAGCTTGCTCTCGAAGGAAAACCCACCGTCAAACAAAGGCTCGACATTTGCAACGACGCCGTAACAGAGATGGCCATAGAAGCTTCCCAATCCTGCATCAATCAATGGGGTCGACCCATTTCCCACATAACCCACTTGGTCTACGTCTCATCCAGCGAAGTCAGACTCCCCGGTGGCGACCTCTACTTAGCCGCCGGACTCGGCCTCAACCGCCACACCCAGAGACTCATGCTCAACTTCGCCGGCTGCTCCGGAGGCGTCGCCGGTCTCCGGGTCGCAAAAGACATTGCCGAGAACAACCCAGGTAGCCGTGTTCTTCTCGCCACTTCGGAAACCACAATTATTGGCTACAAACCTCCCAGCCCAGATAGGCCGTACGATTTGGTTGGCGTTGCTCTGTTCGGAGATGGTGCTGGAGCCATGATTATCGGGTCGGACCCTGACTTGGGTATAGAGAAGCCTCTGTTCGAGCTTCATGCTGCTGCACAGGAATTCTTACCTGGAACTGACAAAGCCATTGATGGAAGATTGACTGAAGAGGGGATCAGCTTCAAGCTCGATAGGGAGCTTCCCCAAGTGATCGAAGATAATGTTGAAGGGTTTTGTGAGAAATTAATGGAAGTGGTTGGATTTGATAAAGAGTACTATAATAAGATGTTTTGGGCTGTTCATCCTGGAGGACCGGCTATACTGAATAGGATAGAGAAACGGCTTGATTTGGTGCCGGAGAAATTGGTTGCTAGTAGAAGGGCTTTGATGGATTATGGGAATGCCAGTAGTAATActattgtgtatgttttggaaTATATGATTGAAGAGAGCtcaaagatgatgatgatgaagaagaagcaGCAGGGTGGCTATGGCCATGGCCATGGCCTTGGCCTTGCCCAGGAAGAGCAGAATGAATGGGGTTTGGTTCTGGCTTTTGGACCAGGCATTACTTTTGAGGGTATTCTAGCTAGGAATCTTACTTCTTTCCAACCATAA
- the LOC133033242 gene encoding uncharacterized protein LOC133033242 produces the protein MDQLKTIMTLLQDPGRPAADSQPQPQPHPHPQPEEEARTPEDDFILPNDYQPDDDDMFCTPEKTNITSIGDTQDSEVQVLETAPEVMENRRKRRRPRWFAEYTEMKKKARATSTLVNADPLRVVDRKLLKTFHNWVLGQIGNNYPRECFTGRYHSSWFLELHTPKF, from the coding sequence ATGGATCAGTTGAAGACCATAATGACGCTCCTACAAGATCCTGGAAGGCCGGCAGCAGATTCACAGCCACAGCCACAGCCACACCCACACCCACAACCGGAAGAGGAGGCTCGGACACCGGAAGATGACTTCATTCTCCCAAATGATTACCAACCGGATGATGATGACATGTTCTGTACACCTGAGAAGACGAATATCACCAGCATCGGGGATACTCAGGATTCTGAGGTGCAGGTGTTAGAGACAGCTCCAGAAGTCATGGAGAACCGGAGGAAGAGAAGGCGGCCTAGGTGGTTCGCTGAGTACactgaaatgaagaagaaggctAGGGCTACTTCGACACTCGTGaatgcggacccacttagagtggtTGATCGGAAGCTGCTCAAGACTTTTCACAATTGGGTACTCGGCCAGATTGGGAACAATTACCCGAGAGAGTGCTTCACCGGTCGATACCATTCGTCTTGGTTCCTCGAACTGCATACTCCGAAGTTTTAG